The following coding sequences are from one Methanosarcina sp. WWM596 window:
- a CDS encoding IS110 family transposase, protein MAGEINKSCGLDIHKSFLIATILSRSGEKQQQRIKRDDDGILSLRNWVTSEKCDVVACESTSDFWVPIHDSLIKHLPFIVGNARDMKAFTHKKTDKIDSEVIAKLALNGMVQPSRVFPKKHREYRSYIRLRHKLVQKRTDIKNEAHAILAPEMFNLKDVLTDIFGKNGREILSGISSGKNVDQIIQNLSPNVRKKSAQIRELLDREISQSAAIRLQICLKLIKNFDDSIELLGKEIFNYAYGNHKREMEILKSVPGIGELGAATLIAEIGDFKDFASGDKLASWLGLVPNVYQSADKYHNGRITKRGSKVARWILIQIAQAAARTKNSKLKEFFNRKKKSIGHAKAIVALARKIATIIWHLITNDEMYEDETGYIKGEVQRRKIVETEIFSVDERISIISEIFAIVEKKKPDIK, encoded by the coding sequence TTGGCAGGAGAAATAAACAAATCTTGCGGTTTAGATATCCACAAAAGTTTTTTGATTGCTACTATCCTCAGCAGATCCGGTGAAAAACAGCAACAGCGTATCAAGAGAGACGATGATGGAATTTTAAGCCTTAGAAATTGGGTTACATCAGAAAAATGTGACGTTGTTGCATGTGAATCAACAAGTGACTTTTGGGTCCCTATTCATGATTCATTGATAAAACATCTGCCTTTTATAGTTGGAAATGCTCGCGACATGAAAGCATTTACACATAAAAAGACAGATAAAATAGATTCCGAAGTCATTGCAAAACTTGCACTGAATGGCATGGTTCAACCATCAAGAGTTTTCCCAAAAAAACACAGAGAATATCGTTCATACATTCGGCTTCGCCACAAACTTGTACAAAAAAGAACGGATATAAAAAATGAAGCTCATGCCATTCTCGCACCTGAAATGTTTAATCTAAAAGATGTGCTGACAGACATTTTTGGAAAAAATGGTAGAGAGATATTATCAGGAATCTCTTCAGGTAAAAATGTTGACCAGATTATACAAAACCTTTCTCCAAATGTTCGTAAAAAAAGCGCTCAGATCCGAGAGCTTCTGGACAGAGAAATCTCCCAGAGTGCTGCAATCAGGCTTCAGATATGTTTGAAGCTAATAAAGAATTTTGACGATTCAATCGAACTTTTGGGAAAGGAAATTTTCAATTATGCTTATGGAAATCATAAGCGAGAAATGGAAATTTTAAAATCTGTTCCAGGCATAGGGGAACTTGGTGCGGCAACTTTAATCGCTGAAATAGGTGATTTCAAAGATTTTGCTTCAGGGGACAAGCTTGCTTCATGGCTTGGACTGGTTCCTAATGTGTACCAATCTGCAGATAAATACCACAATGGAAGGATCACTAAGAGAGGATCAAAGGTAGCAAGGTGGATTCTAATACAGATTGCTCAAGCAGCAGCAAGAACAAAAAATAGCAAGTTAAAAGAGTTTTTTAACAGAAAAAAGAAGTCAATTGGACATGCAAAGGCGATTGTTGCCCTGGCAAGGAAAATTGCAACGATAATATGGCACCTTATCACAAATGATGAGATGTACGAAGATGAAACGGGATATATCAAGGGAGAAGTTCAAAGGAGGAAGATTGTTGAGACCGAGATATTTTCGGTTGATGAACGTATCTCAATAATTAGTGAAATATTCGCAATTGTTGAAAAAAAGAAACCTGACATTAAGTGA
- a CDS encoding DUF6044 family protein, with product MDKIPSEKLIIVALIIIAAYMSPFIILGEDTPVLVHDNLDSNLVRHITLVQSGKIFGSMDSTVPQIMNGLPRNCLGSEFSFILLLFDLFPPFTAYALNLTFMHFIAFFGMYLLLSRHIVREKEYSFIAVGVALCFALLPFWPFGGLSIAGMPLALYAFLNIRNRDYSYKDWLIICILPFYSSLALSFFFFLTAMGFLWFIDFIRKKDANLHFLGAICLMTGIFLLVEYRLVYGMFFDSSYISQRVEFGSSGDGLIKCIITAGGNFIYGQYHAVSLHSLWIGISIIISLLLVQFKFFGKKLNASNKLSYSVLFTIGLICLALFFGFGSETVELSMIWGMITLIMGLLILQITFKPVLKTVFENINKKSSRFKISSPDSESYQFISLLFICFAIALIYGFWNWNSISPIKEQIMILKSFNFSRFHFLHPLLWYMLFSMSLKIIIKNLKYGKHVVVILLLLQAGYLFSFSSSDVYQPGGIGLLKSGQMTYEEFYSPDLFNEIATYIGEPQESYRVVSIGIHPSVSQYNGFYSLDSYKPNYPLEYKHEFRRLIEKELEKDKEIQEYFDYWGSRCYVFTAEKKKDSVITKDKSSPITNLEFNTEAFEEMGGKYIISAVEIKNYEDNNLEFMRTFENDKSSWKIWLYYVK from the coding sequence ATGGATAAAATCCCAAGTGAAAAACTTATAATTGTTGCCCTTATAATAATCGCTGCATATATGAGCCCCTTCATAATTTTAGGAGAAGACACTCCGGTTTTAGTCCATGATAATCTGGATTCAAATCTGGTGCGGCATATTACCCTAGTTCAAAGTGGTAAGATTTTTGGCTCAATGGATTCCACCGTCCCTCAGATAATGAACGGATTACCAAGGAACTGTTTAGGGTCTGAATTCAGTTTTATATTATTGTTGTTCGATCTCTTTCCACCTTTTACAGCTTATGCTCTAAACCTTACTTTCATGCATTTCATCGCATTTTTTGGAATGTATTTGTTGCTTTCAAGACATATTGTGAGAGAAAAGGAATACAGTTTCATTGCTGTTGGGGTCGCACTTTGTTTTGCTTTGCTTCCATTCTGGCCCTTCGGGGGGCTGAGTATTGCAGGGATGCCTCTTGCACTATACGCATTTTTGAATATCAGAAATCGAGATTATTCATATAAAGATTGGTTGATTATTTGTATTTTACCTTTTTATTCAAGTTTAGCACTGAGCTTTTTCTTTTTCCTTACAGCAATGGGATTTCTCTGGTTTATTGACTTTATTCGTAAAAAGGATGCTAATCTTCATTTCCTTGGGGCAATCTGCCTTATGACAGGTATTTTCCTACTTGTGGAATACAGACTTGTGTATGGGATGTTCTTTGATTCTAGTTATATATCGCAGAGAGTAGAATTTGGTTCAAGTGGAGATGGTTTAATAAAATGCATAATTACTGCTGGCGGTAATTTCATATACGGGCAGTATCATGCCGTAAGTCTACATAGTCTCTGGATAGGGATTTCAATTATTATTTCATTGTTACTTGTTCAGTTTAAGTTTTTCGGAAAAAAATTAAATGCTTCTAATAAACTTTCATATTCGGTGCTTTTCACTATTGGTTTAATCTGTCTAGCTTTATTTTTCGGGTTTGGGAGCGAAACGGTTGAACTCTCGATGATATGGGGTATGATTACCCTAATAATGGGACTTTTGATTTTACAGATAACTTTCAAACCCGTTTTAAAAACTGTGTTTGAGAATATAAATAAAAAAAGTTCCAGATTTAAAATATCTTCACCAGATTCTGAATCTTACCAATTTATATCGCTTCTGTTTATTTGTTTTGCAATAGCTCTCATTTACGGTTTCTGGAACTGGAATTCTATATCCCCAATAAAAGAACAAATAATGATTCTTAAATCATTTAATTTTTCGAGGTTTCATTTTTTGCATCCGCTATTGTGGTATATGCTATTTTCAATGTCTTTAAAGATTATAATTAAAAACTTAAAATATGGAAAACATGTGGTTGTGATTCTCCTATTACTCCAAGCAGGATATCTGTTCTCGTTTTCCAGCTCAGATGTGTATCAACCCGGAGGTATAGGATTGTTGAAAAGTGGTCAGATGACATATGAGGAATTCTATTCACCGGATCTCTTCAATGAAATAGCTACTTATATAGGAGAACCACAAGAAAGCTATCGTGTAGTAAGTATTGGAATTCATCCATCAGTCAGCCAGTATAATGGATTTTACAGTCTTGATTCATACAAGCCTAACTATCCACTTGAATATAAACATGAATTCAGAAGATTGATTGAAAAGGAATTGGAGAAAGATAAGGAAATACAAGAGTATTTTGATTACTGGGGTTCCAGATGCTACGTGTTTACCGCTGAAAAGAAAAAAGATTCTGTAATTACAAAAGATAAGTCTTCCCCAATAACAAATCTTGAATTCAATACTGAAGCTTTTGAAGAGATGGGAGGAAAATATATAATTTCTGCCGTTGAGATTAAAAATTATGAAGATAATAACCTTGAATTTATGCGAACTTTTGAAAATGACAAATCTTCGTGGAAAATCTGGCTTTATTATGTAAAATAA
- a CDS encoding lysylphosphatidylglycerol synthase transmembrane domain-containing protein yields MKNTRNKTVFKLIISLCLLLYIFTRIDLNVLRELSFLTGGYLVICLIITLSSLLLMSFRWKILLKKYTSCKCLLSELFNFYLIGMFFNIFLPGAIGGDITRVYNASKKYDITVKKSTLFVFIERIVGLVSVIIIFCLGSLIISDYYEMINYDRSLLFLIIVIIVTAIVSLKTYLEKKIDIDYKLITIIFLLSILGQFGDILIVRLFCYNFSLPVTIYHIMVIMPLVYISSIIPISFGGLGVREGTMAVLFSFIGIDSSIAVMISLLLYFVKVGVGAIGGVIYGTLK; encoded by the coding sequence ATGAAGAATACAAGAAATAAAACGGTATTCAAACTGATTATATCCTTGTGTCTCTTGCTGTACATATTTACAAGAATAGATCTTAATGTATTGAGAGAATTAAGTTTTTTAACAGGAGGATACTTGGTTATATGCTTAATTATTACTCTTTCTAGTTTACTTCTTATGTCTTTTAGATGGAAAATCCTCCTAAAAAAATATACATCATGTAAATGCTTATTGTCAGAACTTTTTAACTTTTACTTAATAGGCATGTTCTTCAATATATTTCTCCCTGGAGCAATTGGAGGAGATATCACAAGGGTCTATAATGCTTCAAAAAAATATGATATAACAGTCAAAAAATCCACATTATTTGTGTTCATAGAGAGAATCGTTGGTCTTGTTTCAGTTATTATAATATTTTGTCTTGGTTCTCTTATAATTTCGGATTATTATGAGATGATAAATTATGATAGGTCACTTTTATTTCTTATAATAGTTATCATCGTTACAGCTATTGTTTCACTCAAAACATATCTGGAGAAGAAAATAGATATTGACTATAAGCTAATAACAATCATTTTTCTGCTGTCCATTCTAGGACAATTTGGAGACATTTTAATAGTTAGACTTTTTTGTTATAATTTTTCTCTACCAGTTACAATATATCACATTATGGTGATTATGCCCCTGGTATATATCTCATCAATAATTCCAATATCTTTTGGAGGACTTGGAGTCAGGGAGGGAACTATGGCGGTTTTATTTTCATTTATTGGCATAGACTCGTCAATTGCAGTTATGATCTCTTTATTACTATATTTTGTAAAGGTTGGTGTTGGGGCAATTGGTGGAGTAATTTATGGAACTTTGAAATAG
- a CDS encoding CapA family protein, with amino-acid sequence MNLKNSNSINFVGDLMFGDQPITFGYGVDSLHSKTEYSTIFLNVSDELNNSAISIGNLESIIKSRINDNKFEEWEMCCDERICKELLKANIPIVSLANNHSMDYGKNSFLFMKKTLESYGIKIIGLKEKPYEIISVNNKEIAIVAACYLRKKNNESLYFHNPSKDELETIFEEIGKTDYKIFYVHWGSEFVKLPTKKQLDIANEAISCGFDVIIGHHPHVLQKEYLINSKPVFFSLGNFVSDYWQKRCRDAYILQIDIAEKLEFKKINCIINKKGQPYPTFKERISLDQFNNKISNKKYQNRERWKIRFEYLLHFSMNFYKLKDKKGLLRWLVKRIEYIITNFRREFTNPEVIYEEYKK; translated from the coding sequence TTGAATTTAAAAAATAGCAACTCAATCAATTTTGTTGGTGATCTCATGTTTGGAGATCAACCAATTACTTTTGGATATGGTGTTGATAGTCTCCATAGTAAAACGGAGTATTCAACTATTTTTTTAAATGTTTCGGATGAATTAAACAACTCAGCAATTTCAATTGGAAATTTAGAATCTATTATAAAGTCAAGAATTAACGACAATAAGTTTGAAGAATGGGAAATGTGCTGTGATGAAAGAATATGTAAAGAGTTGCTTAAGGCAAATATCCCCATTGTTTCTCTTGCAAATAATCATTCTATGGATTATGGAAAAAATAGTTTTTTGTTCATGAAGAAAACTTTAGAATCTTATGGGATAAAGATAATCGGTTTAAAGGAAAAGCCTTATGAAATAATTTCAGTTAATAATAAAGAAATTGCGATAGTTGCTGCTTGTTATTTAAGGAAAAAAAATAATGAATCTTTGTATTTCCACAACCCTTCGAAAGATGAATTAGAGACTATTTTTGAAGAAATCGGGAAAACTGACTATAAAATTTTTTATGTTCATTGGGGTTCGGAATTTGTAAAACTACCAACCAAAAAGCAATTGGATATAGCCAATGAAGCAATAAGTTGTGGATTTGATGTAATTATTGGACATCACCCTCATGTATTGCAGAAAGAATATTTAATTAATTCAAAACCTGTTTTTTTTAGTCTAGGTAATTTTGTATCAGATTACTGGCAAAAAAGATGCAGAGATGCCTATATACTACAAATAGACATAGCGGAAAAACTTGAGTTTAAGAAAATAAACTGTATCATAAATAAAAAAGGCCAGCCGTATCCTACTTTTAAGGAAAGGATTAGTTTGGATCAATTTAACAACAAAATTTCTAATAAAAAGTATCAAAACCGAGAAAGATGGAAAATACGTTTTGAATATCTGCTACACTTTAGTATGAATTTTTATAAACTAAAAGATAAAAAAGGTTTGTTAAGATGGTTGGTCAAAAGAATAGAATATATAATCACCAACTTTAGAAGGGAGTTCACAAATCCTGAGGTTATATATGAAGAATACAAGAAATAA
- a CDS encoding ATP-grasp domain-containing protein — MRQNKKNILILGAGVYQVPAIKKAKELGYNTIVLSYNIEEYPGSKFADIALNVDTTDIPKVLEVARKYNVRGVFTTGTDVALPALGKVNDELNLVGSSYETCTLSTNKLLMKKKFEENGVPTSRFEIVDGVEQAKKAANLIGYPVMVKATNSSGSRGITKANSDTELETSWGFAKKYSKNKESILIEEFLEGKEFGIQAFIHNKEVKLICVHNTTTTPPPHCVPIGHSYPFKNVEILDEVESICKKGIKALKMNNCAANMDLIQTEDGIKIFEIGARMGGTCIPELIEVYTGIDVTKECIKISMGKKPNFQVQKKQAVAAMLITSKKAGIFKSAIIPQEIKDSPYIVNISRDINEGDSVNSFQIGPDRIGEIIVKGDNVETAEKRCIDFMNQIKIELV; from the coding sequence ATGAGACAAAATAAAAAGAACATTTTAATATTGGGGGCAGGGGTTTATCAGGTTCCTGCGATAAAAAAAGCTAAAGAACTGGGGTATAATACCATTGTTTTAAGTTATAACATTGAAGAATACCCCGGCAGCAAATTTGCCGATATTGCCCTTAATGTAGATACAACAGATATTCCTAAAGTATTGGAGGTGGCAAGAAAATATAATGTCAGAGGAGTCTTTACCACCGGTACTGACGTTGCATTACCTGCTTTAGGGAAAGTTAATGATGAACTCAACCTCGTAGGATCGAGTTATGAAACATGTACGTTATCTACAAATAAACTACTTATGAAAAAGAAATTTGAAGAAAATGGAGTTCCAACTTCAAGATTTGAAATTGTAGATGGCGTAGAGCAAGCAAAGAAAGCTGCTAATCTTATTGGGTATCCTGTAATGGTAAAAGCAACAAATAGTTCAGGAAGTAGAGGGATTACAAAAGCAAATTCAGACACTGAATTAGAGACTTCATGGGGATTTGCAAAAAAATATTCAAAAAATAAAGAGAGTATTTTGATAGAGGAATTTCTTGAAGGAAAAGAGTTTGGCATTCAAGCTTTCATACATAATAAAGAAGTAAAATTAATTTGCGTACATAACACTACAACAACACCCCCGCCACATTGTGTACCAATAGGGCATTCTTATCCTTTTAAAAATGTTGAGATCTTGGATGAAGTAGAATCTATTTGTAAAAAAGGAATCAAAGCATTGAAAATGAACAACTGTGCTGCAAATATGGATCTGATCCAAACTGAGGATGGAATAAAAATATTCGAAATTGGAGCCAGAATGGGAGGAACTTGTATTCCAGAGTTAATTGAAGTGTATACTGGAATTGATGTTACAAAAGAATGTATAAAAATATCTATGGGAAAAAAACCTAACTTCCAAGTACAAAAAAAGCAAGCTGTTGCTGCAATGCTTATTACTTCAAAAAAAGCTGGAATTTTTAAAAGTGCCATAATCCCCCAAGAAATAAAAGATAGTCCATACATTGTAAATATTTCAAGAGATATTAACGAAGGTGATTCCGTAAATAGTTTTCAGATTGGACCAGATAGAATTGGAGAAATTATTGTAAAAGGTGATAATGTAGAAACTGCTGAAAAAAGATGCATTGATTTTATGAATCAAATTAAGATCGAACTGGTATAA
- a CDS encoding glycosyltransferase family 2 protein — protein MVVNITEYSIVIPVYNSESTLDELYGRITNVFGDITEDYEIVLIDDGSRDNSWNIIKQLHSKDKRVKIIKLIKNFGQHNALMCGFNHVCGSKIITMDDDLQHPPEEIPKLISAFCENDEFDGIIGKAYEKKHGFIRNMGSWFVGEMDKQIFGKPNNLKMGSFRLLKREIIDAMVQNKSHNPTIGPILLSTTLNLKNVMFEHEVRRVGKSGYNVPKMIKTTLDNIINYSTIPLKIISIIGIFTSFISFVLASYYIWKKFVFNMAPQGWTSLIVINLFFFGILLFSVGIIGEYLIRIIRQVNSDSQYIIKETSF, from the coding sequence ATGGTGGTTAACATCACTGAATATTCCATTGTGATTCCTGTGTACAATTCAGAATCTACATTAGATGAATTATATGGACGAATAACAAATGTATTTGGAGATATTACAGAGGATTACGAAATTGTATTAATCGATGATGGGAGTCGGGATAACAGTTGGAATATTATAAAACAACTTCATTCTAAAGACAAACGAGTGAAAATAATAAAACTGATTAAAAATTTTGGCCAACACAATGCATTAATGTGTGGCTTTAACCATGTTTGTGGTTCTAAAATAATTACAATGGACGACGATTTGCAGCATCCACCTGAAGAAATCCCTAAACTGATTTCTGCTTTCTGTGAAAATGATGAATTTGATGGCATTATTGGAAAGGCCTATGAAAAAAAACACGGGTTCATTCGAAATATGGGGAGTTGGTTTGTGGGAGAGATGGATAAACAGATATTTGGCAAGCCTAATAATTTGAAGATGGGATCTTTCCGTCTCCTTAAAAGAGAAATAATAGATGCAATGGTGCAAAATAAATCACATAATCCGACAATTGGACCAATACTTTTATCAACAACACTAAATTTGAAAAATGTAATGTTTGAGCACGAAGTAAGAAGGGTAGGCAAGTCAGGGTACAACGTACCTAAAATGATTAAAACCACATTGGATAACATTATAAATTATTCCACTATCCCCTTAAAAATAATTAGTATCATTGGGATATTTACATCATTCATTAGTTTTGTATTAGCATCTTATTATATTTGGAAAAAATTTGTTTTTAATATGGCTCCACAAGGATGGACAAGTTTAATCGTAATAAATCTCTTCTTCTTTGGGATTCTTCTATTCTCTGTTGGTATTATTGGGGAATACCTAATTAGAATAATCAGGCAGGTTAACAGCGATTCCCAATACATAATAAAAGAAACAAGTTTTTAA
- the rffA gene encoding dTDP-4-amino-4,6-dideoxygalactose transaminase, producing the protein MQIPFNKPYFTGNELKYIEDLFNSVQNGENGSHLSGDGKYTHKAQEFMETKFGAKKALLTTSGTSALELASHALDFKPGDEVIVPSYTFSSTVNAILLAGAKPIFADIQEDTLNIDPEDIRRKLTPKTKAIYPVHYAGVSCDMKQIMEIAAENDLKVVEDAAQGVNAKYKDKYLGTIGDFGCYSFHETKNYVCGEGGALLINTDDQAMAERVEIIREKGTDRSKFFRGEVDKYTWVDLGSSYLPSDILAAFLYAQLEKLDEIQEKRMKVWNAYYDAFKPFEDEGKIRLPIIHDYTKHNAHMFYILFEDNETRNNFMNELKKKGINSVFHYIPLHSAPFGLKLGNNEGDLPVTEDISKKLLRLPLYAGMNDEELEYLLTCLMEKLKKL; encoded by the coding sequence ATGCAAATTCCATTTAATAAACCTTATTTTACTGGAAATGAGCTGAAGTACATAGAGGATCTGTTTAATTCTGTACAAAATGGTGAAAACGGCTCACATCTTAGTGGAGATGGAAAATATACCCATAAAGCACAGGAATTTATGGAAACAAAGTTTGGAGCAAAAAAAGCCCTGCTCACAACTTCAGGCACAAGCGCCCTCGAACTTGCAAGTCATGCCCTTGACTTCAAACCCGGGGATGAAGTGATTGTTCCATCCTATACTTTCTCTTCAACTGTGAATGCAATTTTACTTGCAGGAGCAAAACCGATCTTTGCAGATATCCAAGAAGATACCCTGAACATTGACCCTGAAGATATAAGACGAAAACTCACACCCAAAACGAAGGCCATATATCCTGTCCACTATGCAGGTGTTTCCTGTGATATGAAACAGATAATGGAAATCGCAGCAGAAAACGACCTGAAAGTAGTGGAAGATGCTGCCCAGGGTGTCAACGCAAAGTACAAAGACAAATATCTCGGGACAATAGGGGATTTTGGCTGTTACAGTTTCCATGAAACGAAAAATTATGTTTGTGGCGAAGGAGGGGCTCTTTTAATTAATACTGATGATCAAGCGATGGCCGAACGAGTTGAGATCATCAGAGAGAAGGGAACTGATAGAAGCAAGTTTTTCCGGGGAGAAGTGGACAAATATACGTGGGTTGATCTCGGATCAAGTTATCTTCCAAGTGACATTCTGGCAGCTTTTCTATATGCCCAGTTGGAGAAACTGGATGAAATTCAGGAAAAGAGGATGAAGGTTTGGAATGCTTATTATGATGCATTTAAACCTTTTGAGGATGAAGGGAAAATCCGTTTACCAATTATCCATGATTATACCAAGCATAATGCTCACATGTTTTACATACTATTTGAAGACAATGAGACAAGAAACAATTTTATGAATGAACTAAAGAAAAAAGGAATTAATTCTGTATTTCATTACATTCCTCTTCATTCAGCACCTTTTGGGCTAAAATTAGGAAATAATGAAGGCGATCTTCCGGTTACAGAAGATATCAGCAAGAAGTTGTTAAGGTTGCCTTTATACGCTGGAATGAACGATGAAGAACTTGAATATTTATTGACTTGCCTAATGGAAAAATTAAAAAAATTATAA
- a CDS encoding sugar phosphate nucleotidyltransferase → MPSKGGIDIKGIILASSTGTRLYPLTKETNKHLLLIDKESLIFNPIKL, encoded by the coding sequence TTGCCATCAAAAGGAGGGATTGATATTAAAGGTATCATTTTAGCAAGTAGCACAGGAACAAGACTTTACCCCCTAACAAAAGAGACAAACAAACACCTTTTACTTATTGATAAAGAGTCTTTGATATTCAATCCAATAAAACTATGA
- a CDS encoding class I SAM-dependent methyltransferase, with the protein MEKKENRYICQNCGRAYSTEDGISSFLNKKHQESHFPKNSFDRLYKNENDNFWFLVRNIIIGTTIQHYLPLKSRLIEVGCGTGFVSKHLKGLGYQVECADLYLEGLKYSQKRNAGNAYYQFNLYDPLFVEEFDGVCAFDVLEHIDDDRLALKNMYKGLKPGGFLLLTVPACKKLWSNTDELAEHKRRYSAKELKEKVESTGFKILKLSYFMTFLFPFIAFSRMFANFLSLHRKSETIKSKTQVFNEIEINPVLNSLFYLIFRIEAQFIPYLDFRFGSSLLLVAIKRRD; encoded by the coding sequence TTGGAAAAAAAAGAAAATCGGTATATTTGCCAAAATTGTGGCAGAGCTTATTCCACAGAAGATGGAATTTCAAGTTTTTTAAACAAAAAACACCAAGAATCACATTTTCCAAAAAACTCGTTTGACAGACTTTATAAAAACGAAAACGACAATTTTTGGTTTCTAGTTAGAAACATTATCATTGGAACGACTATTCAGCATTATTTACCTCTCAAATCACGGCTTATTGAGGTGGGATGCGGTACAGGATTTGTTTCAAAGCATTTAAAGGGACTTGGATATCAAGTTGAATGTGCAGATCTATATTTAGAAGGGTTGAAATACAGCCAAAAAAGAAACGCAGGGAATGCATATTACCAGTTCAACCTCTATGATCCCTTATTTGTAGAGGAATTTGATGGGGTATGTGCATTTGATGTACTGGAACATATTGATGATGATAGACTTGCACTCAAAAATATGTATAAAGGACTCAAACCAGGCGGGTTTTTATTATTAACAGTTCCAGCATGCAAAAAGCTCTGGTCTAATACTGATGAACTTGCAGAACATAAAAGAAGGTATTCTGCTAAAGAATTAAAAGAAAAAGTTGAATCGACTGGTTTTAAAATCTTAAAATTAAGTTATTTCATGACTTTTTTATTTCCATTTATTGCATTTTCGAGGATGTTTGCTAATTTCTTATCTTTACATAGAAAATCAGAGACTATAAAGTCAAAAACTCAAGTATTCAATGAAATAGAAATAAATCCAGTTCTAAACAGCCTATTTTATTTAATTTTCAGAATTGAAGCTCAATTCATTCCATATCTTGATTTTAGATTTGGTAGTAGTTTACTTTTAGTTGCCATCAAAAGGAGGGATTGA
- a CDS encoding DegT/DnrJ/EryC1/StrS family aminotransferase: protein MENMLIKYRNLWKRSLEQKKPCSQLQVQVPLNLQVMPLTSNRRDKVIVPSYTFSSTVNAILLAGAKPVFADIQEELGWEPSMSFEECI, encoded by the coding sequence ATGGAAAATATGCTTATAAAGTACAGGAATTTATGGAAACGAAGTTTGGAGCAAAAAAAGCCCTGCTCACAACTTCAGGTACAAGTGCCCTTGAACTTGCAAGTTATGCCCTTGACTTCAAACAGGAGAGACAAGGTGATTGTTCCGTCCTATACTTTCTCTTCAACTGTGAATGCAATTTTACTTGCAGGAGCAAAACCGGTCTTTGCAGATATCCAAGAAGAACTTGGCTGGGAACCTTCAATGTCCTTTGAAGAGTGTATATAG
- a CDS encoding sugar phosphate nucleotidyltransferase, with product MKGVILAGGTGTRLSPLTKVTNKHLLPVGKEPMIFNPIKQLISAEITDILVVTSKEHMGEIVRLLGSGKEFGCEFTFRVQEEAGGIAQALLLAENFVGSDSVAVILADNILTNSIKPHVDAYIKQLSRARVLLKKVGDPERFGVAALDEKKKMIIDIEEKPKKPKSSYAVIGVYMYDPSVFDIIRKIKPSDRGELEISDVNNEYVKQNQLTYGIVEGDWTDAGTFESFQYANELLFEINNEIQTNGWIQEDEIKTEESHANSI from the coding sequence ATGAAAGGAGTTATTTTAGCAGGTGGAACAGGAACAAGACTTTCTCCCCTAACAAAAGTTACAAACAAACACCTTTTGCCTGTTGGTAAAGAGCCGATGATATTCAATCCAATAAAACAACTAATCTCGGCGGAAATTACCGATATTTTAGTGGTCACCAGTAAAGAACATATGGGTGAAATAGTTCGCCTGCTCGGAAGTGGAAAAGAATTCGGATGTGAATTCACCTTCAGAGTCCAGGAAGAGGCTGGAGGAATTGCACAGGCATTATTACTTGCAGAGAATTTTGTAGGTAGCGACTCTGTTGCTGTAATCCTAGCAGACAACATCCTCACTAATAGCATAAAACCCCATGTCGATGCGTATATAAAGCAGTTGAGCAGGGCAAGAGTTCTTTTAAAGAAGGTTGGAGATCCTGAAAGATTTGGCGTCGCTGCTCTTGATGAAAAAAAGAAGATGATAATCGATATTGAAGAGAAGCCGAAAAAACCAAAGAGTAGTTATGCAGTGATTGGAGTTTATATGTATGACCCCTCTGTTTTTGACATAATTAGAAAAATCAAGCCCTCTGACAGAGGTGAACTTGAGATCAGCGACGTCAACAATGAGTACGTAAAACAAAACCAGCTTACATACGGAATTGTAGAAGGGGACTGGACAGATGCCGGGACTTTTGAGTCTTTCCAGTACGCAAACGAACTTCTTTTTGAGATTAATAATGAGATCCAAACCAATGGCTGGATACAAGAAGATGAAATAAAAACAGAGGAATCCCACGCAAATTCCATTTAA